A DNA window from Nitrospirota bacterium contains the following coding sequences:
- a CDS encoding methylmalonyl-CoA decarboxylase, whose protein sequence is MPFVVTGVQDSIGTITLNHPEKRNALSEALITDLIAALTEFRRQNLRVIVLRAPQGVKVWSAGHDVSELPLAHRDPLGWGDPLRRVIRELEDCPAPVIAMIEGGVWGGACEMAFACDLVVAAQEATFALTPAKLGVPYNLTGLLTFMNTVSLHIVKEMAFTARPITADRAERLGIINRAVPRDELERVTYEMAAHIALNSPLSISVMKEELNLLANARDLSPLTFERIQGLRRLVYSSHDYQEGIRAFLDKRPPQFKGE, encoded by the coding sequence ATGCCATTCGTCGTAACCGGTGTACAGGACTCCATCGGAACCATCACGCTCAATCATCCGGAGAAACGGAACGCGCTCAGCGAAGCGCTGATCACGGACCTTATCGCCGCCTTGACCGAGTTCAGACGGCAGAACCTCCGTGTGATCGTGTTGCGCGCTCCGCAAGGCGTCAAGGTCTGGTCGGCGGGCCACGACGTCTCCGAGCTGCCGCTCGCGCACCGTGACCCGCTCGGCTGGGGCGATCCGCTCCGGCGGGTCATCAGGGAGTTGGAGGACTGTCCGGCGCCGGTCATCGCGATGATCGAGGGCGGGGTGTGGGGCGGGGCCTGCGAGATGGCCTTCGCCTGCGACCTGGTGGTGGCGGCGCAGGAGGCCACCTTTGCGCTGACGCCCGCCAAGCTGGGCGTGCCCTACAACCTGACGGGGCTGCTCACCTTCATGAACACGGTCAGCCTCCACATCGTGAAAGAGATGGCCTTCACGGCCCGGCCGATCACGGCCGACCGGGCGGAGCGACTGGGGATCATCAACCGCGCCGTCCCGCGCGACGAACTGGAACGCGTCACCTATGAGATGGCCGCGCATATCGCCCTGAACTCCCCGCTGAGCATCTCGGTCATGAAGGAAGAGCTCAACCTGTTGGCCAATGCCCGCGATCTGTCCCCGCTCACCTTCGAGCGTATCCAAGGACTCCGGCGCCTCGTCTACAGCAGTCACGATTACCAGGAAGGGATTCGCGCGTTTCTGGACAAGCGCCCCCCGCAGTTCAAAGGGGAATAG
- a CDS encoding methylmalonyl-CoA mutase: MTNQSSSGANALGRARAEWEADVIANALQRFPERQPTFVTGSGEDVERLYVPEPDREQAYLDRLGFPGQYPFTRGVQPTMYRGRLWTIRQYAGFATAEASNRRYRYLLEHGSTGLSVAFDLPTQIGYDSDDPIAAGEVGRAGVAVSTVQDMERLFEGIPLDKVSTSMTINATAAILLAMYLVVAERQGVSPVALNGTIQNDILKEYVARGTYRFPPKPSLRLIRDTFAYCTTHMPKWNTISVSGFHIREAGATAAQELAFTLADAICYVEIALKAGLAVDKFAPRLTFFFAAQTDLFEEVAKFRAARRLYARIMKERFHARDPKSQMLRFHTQTSGVALTAQQPENNVVRVAIQALAAVLGGTQSLHTNSKDEALALPSEEAVRLAIRTQQILACEIGVTGTVDPLGGSYFLEALTDKLEREAEVLIEAIDQLGGMVGAIEQGYVQRRIEQAAYEYGRSIESGERVIVGVNKFQEGQGPEPELFTVPENTERDRIGVLVRTKAGRDQRTVQKALAAVERVAQGDDNLMPAILDAVRASASVGEICRSLQNVFGEHTEHFG, encoded by the coding sequence ATGACCAACCAGTCCTCTTCGGGCGCGAATGCCCTCGGGCGGGCCAGGGCGGAATGGGAAGCGGACGTCATCGCGAACGCGCTCCAGCGCTTCCCGGAGCGGCAGCCGACGTTCGTCACCGGCTCGGGCGAGGACGTCGAGCGCCTGTACGTGCCCGAGCCGGACCGGGAACAGGCTTACCTCGACCGCCTCGGCTTTCCCGGCCAGTATCCCTTCACGCGCGGCGTTCAGCCGACCATGTACCGCGGGCGGCTCTGGACCATCCGGCAATATGCCGGGTTCGCGACGGCGGAAGCCTCCAACCGGCGGTATCGCTACCTGCTGGAGCACGGCTCCACCGGCCTGTCCGTGGCGTTCGATCTTCCGACACAGATCGGCTACGACAGCGACGATCCGATCGCCGCCGGCGAGGTGGGCCGGGCCGGCGTGGCCGTGTCCACCGTGCAGGACATGGAGCGGCTCTTCGAGGGCATCCCGTTGGACAAGGTCTCCACCAGCATGACGATCAATGCGACGGCGGCGATCCTGCTGGCCATGTATCTGGTCGTGGCCGAGCGGCAGGGCGTCTCCCCCGTGGCGCTGAACGGCACCATCCAGAACGACATCCTCAAGGAGTACGTGGCCCGCGGGACCTACCGGTTTCCGCCCAAGCCGAGCCTGCGGCTCATCCGCGACACCTTCGCCTACTGCACCACGCACATGCCGAAGTGGAATACGATTTCGGTCAGCGGGTTTCACATCCGTGAAGCCGGCGCGACCGCCGCGCAGGAACTCGCCTTCACGCTGGCCGACGCGATCTGTTACGTGGAGATCGCGCTCAAGGCCGGCTTGGCCGTGGACAAGTTCGCGCCCCGACTCACCTTTTTCTTTGCGGCGCAGACGGATCTGTTCGAGGAGGTGGCCAAGTTTCGCGCCGCCCGCCGGCTGTACGCCCGCATCATGAAAGAGCGGTTCCACGCGCGGGACCCCAAAAGCCAGATGCTGCGGTTCCACACCCAGACCAGCGGAGTGGCGCTGACCGCGCAACAGCCGGAGAACAACGTGGTCCGCGTGGCGATCCAGGCGCTGGCGGCCGTGCTGGGCGGCACGCAGTCGCTCCATACGAATTCCAAAGACGAGGCCTTGGCCCTCCCGAGCGAGGAGGCCGTCCGCCTTGCCATCCGCACGCAGCAGATCCTGGCCTGCGAAATCGGCGTGACCGGCACGGTCGATCCCCTCGGGGGCAGCTATTTTCTCGAAGCCCTGACCGACAAGCTGGAGCGGGAGGCCGAGGTCCTTATCGAGGCCATCGACCAGCTGGGCGGCATGGTCGGCGCCATCGAGCAGGGGTACGTCCAGAGGCGGATCGAACAAGCCGCCTACGAGTACGGCCGCTCGATCGAGAGCGGCGAGCGGGTCATCGTGGGCGTCAACAAATTCCAGGAAGGCCAAGGCCCCGAGCCCGAGCTGTTCACCGTTCCCGAAAACACGGAGCGCGACCGGATCGGCGTGCTGGTCAGGACCAAGGCGGGGCGCGACCAGCGGACGGTGCAGAAGGCCCTGGCCGCCGTCGAGCGGGTGGCGCAAGGCGACGACAACCTCATGCCCGCCATTCTCGACGCGGTCCGCGCCTCCGCGAGCGTCGGTGAAATCTGCCGGTCGCTGCAGAACGTGTTCGGCGAGCATACCGAGCACTTCGGGTGA
- the meaB gene encoding methylmalonyl Co-A mutase-associated GTPase MeaB: MTGDVRQLIREAGCETAGRIRAAARLLSLAENEPERIPELFAGMAEWPEPRMVVGLTGQPGSGKSVLTDRLIGGFRTRHPDRRVGVIAVDASSPYTGGALLGDRVRMMRHATDPMVFIRSAASRGHVGGLMLGVRGMVRIMGLAGCDVVLVETVGVGQSEVEVAEVADLVLVILAPGQGDGIQLLKCGLLEAGDVFVVNKADREGADRLAAQLLATLHLAGDGRRHGLPTEVLTVSALKGRGVAELIDLLETRCEQEHNRWRERRSLAVEADVRLAVLEEARRQVLCALGHDDAASEQVRRVLRGETTVAGLVGGLLDTVAREHGAGSAKS, translated from the coding sequence ATGACCGGAGACGTCCGGCAGCTCATCCGGGAAGCCGGGTGCGAGACGGCCGGGCGCATCCGCGCCGCGGCCCGGCTCCTATCCCTGGCGGAGAACGAGCCGGAACGGATCCCGGAACTGTTCGCGGGGATGGCCGAGTGGCCGGAGCCCCGGATGGTCGTGGGGCTGACCGGCCAGCCCGGCTCCGGCAAGAGCGTGTTGACCGACCGCCTGATCGGCGGGTTCCGCACGCGCCATCCGGACCGTCGCGTCGGGGTGATCGCCGTGGACGCCTCGTCTCCCTATACGGGCGGCGCGCTTCTGGGCGACCGTGTGCGCATGATGCGGCACGCCACGGACCCGATGGTGTTCATTCGCTCGGCCGCGTCGCGCGGCCACGTCGGCGGCCTGATGCTCGGCGTCAGGGGCATGGTCCGTATCATGGGGCTGGCCGGGTGCGACGTCGTGCTGGTCGAGACGGTCGGCGTCGGGCAGAGCGAAGTGGAAGTGGCGGAGGTGGCCGATCTGGTGCTCGTCATCCTGGCGCCGGGTCAGGGGGACGGGATTCAGCTCCTCAAGTGCGGGTTGCTGGAAGCAGGCGACGTCTTCGTGGTCAACAAGGCCGATCGGGAAGGGGCCGATCGGCTGGCCGCCCAGTTGCTCGCCACCCTCCACTTGGCCGGCGACGGACGGCGGCACGGCCTCCCGACGGAGGTTCTGACGGTCAGCGCGCTCAAGGGGCGCGGGGTGGCCGAGTTGATCGATCTCCTCGAGACGCGGTGCGAGCAGGAGCACAACCGGTGGCGGGAACGGCGCAGCCTGGCCGTTGAAGCGGACGTCAGGCTCGCGGTGCTTGAAGAGGCCCGCCGCCAAGTCCTGTGCGCGCTCGGGCACGACGACGCGGCGTCCGAGCAGGTCCGCCGGGTCTTGCGCGGCGAGACGACCGTGGCCGGGCTTGTGGGCGGACTGCTGGACACCGTTGCGAGGGAACACGGAGCCGGGAGCGCGAAGTCATGA
- a CDS encoding cobalamin B12-binding domain-containing protein, producing the protein MPGAAGAEELNRKRVPARILIGKAGLDGHDRGAKYVAHVLRDAGYEVIYTGIRRSPEQIADTAIQEDVAVVGLSILSGAHKVLFKRVIDLLHERGAGDILVVAGGTIPSSDIPYLKELGVAAVLTSGASSKSIVDTLNALLQTRQGAA; encoded by the coding sequence ATGCCGGGTGCAGCGGGCGCAGAAGAACTGAATCGCAAGCGGGTGCCTGCCCGCATTCTGATCGGAAAAGCGGGGCTGGACGGCCACGACCGGGGAGCCAAGTACGTGGCGCATGTGCTCCGCGATGCAGGCTACGAAGTGATCTATACCGGTATCAGGCGCAGTCCGGAACAGATCGCCGACACGGCGATCCAGGAGGACGTCGCGGTGGTGGGCCTGTCGATCCTGTCCGGCGCGCACAAGGTCCTCTTCAAACGGGTGATCGACCTGCTGCACGAGCGAGGGGCCGGGGACATCCTCGTCGTGGCCGGCGGCACCATCCCGAGCTCTGACATTCCGTACCTGAAGGAGCTGGGGGTGGCCGCAGTGCTGACCTCCGGGGCTTCGTCCAAGTCCATCGTGGACACGCTGAACGCCTTGCTCCAGACGCGTCAGGGCGCCGCATGA
- a CDS encoding glutamine--tRNA ligase/YqeY domain fusion protein, translating into MASPESSAAGNFVREIVAQDQQAGKHGGRVVTRFPPEPNGYLHIGHAKSICLNFGIAREFQGVCHLRFDDTNPTREEVEYVEAIQADVRWLGFDWGDKLFYASDYFERLYQYAVHLITQGLAYVDSLSADEMRAHRGTLKEPGKESPYRNRSVQENLDLFARMKAGEFPDGTHVLRAKIDMASPNINLRDPALYRIRHAAHHRTGDRWCIYPNYDYAHPLSDAIEGITHSICTLEFEDHRPLYDWVVEQTGAPCHPQQIEFARLNLSHTVMSKRKLLELVEKKLVSGWDDPRLPTLQGLRRRGYTPEAIRAFCEHIGVAKRDGVVEMALLEHFIREDLNRRAPRVMGVLRPLKVVIDNYPEGQVEQLEAVNNPEDPDAGTRTVPFSRVLYIEQEDFRETPPPKYFRLTPGREVRLRYGYIIKCVEAVKDQRSGEVVEVHCTYDPETRSGGPQAQRKVKSTIHWVSAAQAQDAEVRLYEHLLAQPTEGDGDFTTQLNPHSLQVLAGCKVEPSLAAAPAGARFQFERQGYFCADTDSSPNKLIFNRTVSLRDSWAKIEKAQQEP; encoded by the coding sequence CGCGTCGTGACCCGCTTTCCGCCCGAGCCGAACGGCTACCTGCACATCGGCCATGCCAAGTCCATCTGCCTGAATTTCGGCATCGCCCGGGAGTTCCAGGGCGTCTGCCATTTGCGGTTCGACGATACGAACCCGACCAGGGAAGAGGTGGAATATGTGGAGGCAATCCAGGCCGACGTGCGCTGGCTGGGGTTCGACTGGGGCGACAAGCTGTTCTACGCGTCGGACTACTTCGAGCGGCTGTACCAGTACGCCGTGCATCTGATCACACAGGGCCTGGCCTACGTGGACAGTTTGAGCGCCGATGAGATGCGCGCCCACCGGGGCACGTTGAAGGAGCCGGGGAAGGAGAGCCCCTACCGGAATCGTTCGGTGCAGGAGAACCTGGACCTCTTCGCGCGCATGAAGGCCGGCGAGTTTCCCGACGGGACCCATGTGTTGCGGGCCAAGATCGACATGGCTTCGCCCAACATCAATCTGCGGGACCCGGCCCTCTACCGCATCCGGCATGCGGCGCACCACCGGACCGGCGATCGGTGGTGCATCTACCCGAACTACGACTATGCCCATCCCCTCTCGGACGCCATCGAGGGGATCACCCATTCGATCTGCACGCTGGAATTCGAAGACCACCGGCCCCTCTACGATTGGGTGGTTGAGCAGACCGGCGCTCCCTGCCACCCGCAGCAGATCGAGTTCGCCCGGCTGAACCTGAGCCATACGGTCATGAGCAAGCGCAAGCTGTTGGAGCTGGTCGAGAAAAAGCTCGTGTCCGGCTGGGACGATCCTCGCCTGCCGACGCTCCAAGGCCTGCGACGACGCGGCTATACCCCGGAGGCAATCCGGGCCTTCTGCGAGCATATCGGGGTGGCGAAGCGGGACGGAGTGGTCGAGATGGCGCTGCTGGAACATTTCATCCGCGAGGACTTGAACCGCCGCGCGCCGCGCGTGATGGGCGTCCTGCGGCCGCTCAAGGTCGTCATCGACAACTATCCGGAGGGCCAGGTCGAGCAATTGGAGGCGGTGAACAACCCCGAAGATCCTGACGCGGGAACCAGAACCGTCCCCTTCTCGCGCGTGCTGTACATCGAACAGGAAGACTTCCGTGAAACGCCGCCGCCAAAATATTTCCGCCTCACGCCGGGCCGCGAAGTCCGGCTGCGGTACGGCTACATCATCAAGTGCGTCGAGGCGGTGAAAGACCAACGCAGCGGCGAGGTCGTCGAGGTCCATTGCACCTATGACCCGGAGACGCGGAGCGGCGGTCCCCAGGCCCAGCGCAAGGTGAAGAGCACGATCCACTGGGTCTCGGCCGCCCAGGCACAGGACGCCGAGGTCCGGCTGTACGAACATCTGCTCGCGCAGCCGACCGAGGGCGACGGCGACTTCACGACGCAGCTGAATCCTCATTCGTTGCAGGTCCTCGCCGGCTGCAAGGTCGAGCCGAGCCTGGCCGCGGCTCCGGCCGGCGCTCGCTTCCAGTTCGAGAGGCAGGGCTACTTCTGCGCGGATACCGATTCCTCCCCGAACAAGCTTATCTTCAACCGGACCGTGTCTCTCCGCGACTCCTGGGCCAAGATCGAAAAGGCTCAACAAGAACCCTGA